The nucleotide window TAACTAACAGAGATGCATTCGCAAGTTTTCCGGACGTTCCTTGACTGACTTGAACCAAGAAAGAACGACCCTTTCATATCTCTCAGTCTCAGCCCTTTCATTATAACGAGCCGTTGTATCGATTTCGGTGCTTTCCAATACCGCATTACTGTTAACGAGCAACCGGCACTCTGGATGCAAATGTCGTACAGGTCTGAGTCTTACCGCATTGGTTGATTGACTGCTTATGTTGTCTTGTGATGGTGATGCTTCAGGCCTGACTGCTGGCAACTGTCTCTTTGAAGGTTTTGCTGTCAAAGTTATTGGTGCgggaaatattttgttgagaAACCTTGATTTTTAACACCAGCTACTTAACGTTTGATTTCATTGCGTCGATTAAATCGATTCTACGGTATTGTATCTCATCTCCGTGGTGAATAATTGTCCTTTTAATCATGGTCGTTGAAATCTTTTCCCATGAGTCTAACTGAAATCTATTTGGTGATTGAACTTGTCTCTGAAACCCGATCTGTCGACCTCTGTTCGCACAAACCAATTTTCTTAATCAATAAATCATAAGAAACATGGAACTCGATGCAATCAACAACCCCGCTGGCATGTCGCACTgttatttatgacgtaacaaggaggattttttcttttaatttgaCCAAGACAATCACATGATTTGCCGGCCTCGATTTGAAGTTTAGGCCAAGTTTAGGTTTGGGCTGATACGAACCCAGACCCGAGCAGCTTTGGCGAATATCACCTGCTTGGAAGATCCGGGTGAACCCGAATACCAATAAtgacgaacccgaatacaagaTTGTTTATATATCTGTCGACTTTGGTGATAATTGTTGATCTACTGTAGTTTGGTGGCTAAGCtaaaaatgaacaataatTCTTACAATGAAGACCATTTGTTAAAGATTTTGCTTCTTCAATCCTAAtgtaaacattattttttggaaatacAGCAATTTGTTTAGCTATCGCGTCATTGTATAAGCGAGATTTGGCAACTTTTGTATGAAATTGTATCGTTTGATCTCAAGTTAATACGAATTGATACTGTTTATTGGAAGCTTCCAGTAACGTGTCAACCAACTGCTTCGAAACTACTTTTAACTCGAGGTGACACGTTTCTACATCAAGAAAAAAGTATTGCCATCACCGAAATAAGCTCAAACTAGCTGAATTATTTCCCCTTAACAATAAGTAGTCGCATCTATTCTACGCTTTACTAAATACGGTCTTGGTGATTTCCCATCGTTGatagttttgttgttgcatCAGATTCGCGAAGACAACAGCGATTGAAGCGTATAGGATACGATTTCTTTTCGCCCGTGCTCGACTGAGTTAGCTTCAACAAGGTGAAAAAATCGTCACCTACAAGCGGGAAAAACGTCGTCCCTCAACGCTTCAACCGCTGTTTTCTAAACGAATGGGGTAATTACTGTTCATCTTATTGCTTTGATGAAGTTATTGTGGGTGTCCTGACACAACTGATCGCAGTGTAGTTTATTGAACAAAATATAAGATCATATTCGTTACACGGCAAATGTATAACGTTGACTTTATAGAAAGCTTCGATGCCCAGATGAATACCAACCTCAAGATAACTCGGATTGTACGAAAGATGCCAAAGAAATCAAACGAGTCTGTTTTTTCAAGGACTTATTTGAAGGAGtgaacaaacacaaaatacgAGAGTAAGTTACATGTTTAAGCGTGAAACGATTTGCCACGATTCTATTAACTTACCAACAACTTTTCCAGGAAAATTAACAACTTGACAAAACTTACGGTTGTTATGTTTATTTACGACGGGTATAAAAACCACAAATGGAGAATTTACATAATGTTACACTCGGGATTAGAGAACAGTGTACAAGGATTACAACGGCACCGGCTTTGTAATACTAAGATATATTTATGGGAATATTCAATGCGGTgctgaagtttcttttcagttAAGCATCGGCAATTACTATCACTAAGACCAGCATGGATAtaaatgtaaatttgtaaaattcaaaactgGCAAATCGTTGGAATGGGGACAGGAGCGATTGCAGCATTTCGCAACGTCACAATGCAGAATTGTATATGGAATATTGCTCACTTCGTTGTCATCATGCTGACGAATTCTAGAATAACATGACATAGGTAATATAGCGTCTAAATTACAATGAGCTCATTCAAAGCATCAAAAATTACCTTCATAGTTAACTTGACCGTCTCCGTCAACATCTGCCTCTCGAATCATTTCATCAACTTCTTCATCAGTTAATTTCTCGCCGAGGTTCGTCATCACATGACGTAATTCGGCGGCTGAAATATATCCATTGCCGTCCTAAGAACAGAAAATAAGTTTCCAGCTGTTCCCAAGTAATTTgaacaaataattaatcactAATCAGCCAAACACAAGTAAAGATTGCACACTACTGTCTGAAAGCAAAATGATATCTATTAATTCTCTGACTAACACCTAAAAAGATATGGAGAGGTATACAAACTAAATTTAGTCCCCAGCACACAAGAAAACGTGCCTTGATAACGTAAACTGACATTGTTTGGCACCACATTAGAATCACTGCCCTTTCAGCTTATTCATTACATAACACCTTGATTAAATATTTAACGCAAACCCACTCTGTTGCTATTGGTAACCAATACTTAACAGGCATTCACCAAAAATACAATGACTTGATATATTCTGAGACTCATGGTATCAAACGTAAGTCTTTCACCTTGTCAAAAACTCTGAATGCTTCCCGAATTTCTTCTTCGCTGTCTGTGTCCTTCATTTTTCTCGCCATCATGGTGAGGAATTCTGGAAAGTCAATTGTTCCGTTGCCATCAGCATCTACTTCATTGATCATGTCCTGTGGTGAGAAGATTCATCTCATCAACGTTGTACGTATAAGTGACGCCAAGCATGTGACCAGCACTTACCTGAAGCTCAGCCTCGGTGGGGTTTTGTCCGAGTGACCTCATAACAGTTCCAAGTTCTTTAGTTGTGATTGTGCCATCGCCGTCTTTGTCGAACAGGGAAAATGCTTCTTTAAATTCTATGACAAAATGATTAATGTTATAATTCTGTATCATTGCATATATGTGCAGCACTGTGCCTAGCTGCCTGCTTTAGCCAACATTGTAAAGCACAGGCCATCACATCTTACACAAAACTGAATTGCAATTTAACTTCTTTAATtgatattaaaattaaagcaCGAAAACTTATtgttaaaatgcattttcaaCTTAAGCAATTCCGTTCTTACCTGCAATTTGTTCTTCTGTCAACTGGTCGGCCTGTAAAAGACTTAATATCAATAATAAAGCTCAAACATTCAAGCTAAGCGCAATTTGTGAATAATACAACTTTACAATGACCATACTGTTAAAAAGTTAATCCATAATAAATTTACTCAccattttattgcttttttgctATTGgaacaatttacaacttacAGTAAATGCCTGCAATGATAATACAAAACATAACGTACAGATGTACCAATAAGTTgtcaacacaaaaacaaattttgctaACTAGTATAATTGGTAAACctaaaaaatttcttgtcaAATCATGTTTGGCACGGCGTTTATCACGACAGCAATAAATCTTCCTGTTAACGTACTTGAGCTGTTTACTCTGTTCGTTATCGTAATATATCCCGTAGGCCGGTCGTCCTCATGGGAGAACAACAACTGCTGACAAAACGCTATAAAAAAATTCACCAGATTGCCTTTAGCTAGGCTAGAGTCTGTCTTCAAAATATCACCATACTTACAGTTAGCCTAGTATGGTGATACGCTAAGTGCGATAGCACTGAGAAATTGCGAAAAGCGTGCTATGAAGTACCCAAAAGTAACTTAAAGGAAGTCGGTTGATAACACAGGCTAATTTGAATTCAGAACAATGCCTACGCTACCAAGGGGACCTTTCCAACGCAATGCGGTTACTTTCACTCAGCATTAACTGATTACACTTAACCTAATCTCACGTCTTACCCTGTAGACTAGCAACTCACAGAACCATAAGTACGACTAAATATGACATTAACTTTCCGGTAAGTGTATTCTTAACTTAGGGTAACttcttaaaaaaattaaatcaggtaaaactgaaaacttttcCACCAGATGAGAGTAAAACAGCTTGAAATCAAACTTGCTGACTACCCTTACATTGACAACACGATAACGCTAACCAGCTTTTAATCAGCCAACCTTACCCTGTTTGCCGGTAACCAGCGAACTTCAAATCTACTACACCCGAAATCTGTTGGGAGCACTttcattaaagaaataaaagagaAGGCCATCGTGATTAAAGAGAATAAAGATTTCTCTTTTCTCTTCTTTCGAAGCCACGATTGGTCGCTCTCTACCTGCAATGCGGGAAAGACGTTATGACGTCAATACGTAGACCGTTAatctttttttacttttttgtcgGGGCCCAACAAAGATGGACGATAAACTTCATAATGAGCAAGCTTGTTTGCTTATGAATAGGATGAGTAAGTTACTACGTTTGCGCCTATGGAGACACGCCCGATAAAATAATACGCGTGTTGGCCGATGTTTTCCGCTCTTATAATAAATTGGCCTAGTCGTGCGACCATGAAGGTAGTtcagttattgttttcaaaatatttatttatgtttgtgGAAAATATGGCATTAAACAAAAGACAAGGGGTACATTTAAAAATCCTTTGCATGAAACAGTGTCCTAGCATTTGACTGCCACGCAACCTGCCATCTTTTCTTACCATTCTGTGGCGTTTTCAATGTAGAAAATTGCCCAGCAACAAGCAATACCACGGTTCCACTTTTAGCTCATGACATCGGCTTAGGGAGGGCAGCTtcgtttaacaaaacaaatttatagtTTCGTTTCTGCTCAATAAATACCAGCCCTCCACGTCATTTATTGCCGGTGGGTagatttgaaatttattcaaaatcaATAGTTAACACGGTAGGCATGGTAAGGACGTTGGCAGTAGCCAATGTGAAATGACATAACAAAGCTTGCGAATGAATGAGGTGGTATGCCATACCAGCTGCTGTATGCAGTTAAAGGCACAAGGCCATTCGTATCACTGTGAAATCCGATCTAAATCTAGCTTATAATTTAAAGTTATCAGCTATTGTCTGAAATCAACCgtttacatattttttctttttacctTGCCACATATCGTGTCACAGCGTCGACTTTTCGGTATTTAGGTATCAACTATGGCCTGCGTGGGCGAAAATATTCAGCCCGAAGCCGTTGTCATAGCACAATATTAAGTGCTCACACGAAAGCGATTTTCGGAAAAAGCATAAAACTCCAAGTATAAAACCAACGAGATGTGAAACGCATTATTGCGGCGCAATGGAAGGTTGTCAAGTCCACCAAACTTAGTTGCTTCGTAACTACACGAATGCATATTTACAAGGACACAACTAAATATGTTATGCAAAGAAAATTCACATAAGATACCAAGAATTCCGAAACTATAAATACGCTCAGGAAACGTTGCAAGctcggcgttaaataagtctATATAGTGTGATATAAGGcggtgaaataatcacttccTCAATAAAAACATCGATCAAATTACGGcaaattatgacataacagATAAACAATTGGAACGATCGCTGACCTTGTTGCGAAAAGGAAGCTTTGATTATTGAATACAGCAGCACGGCAAATTGACATGCCAGACAATATGGCTTAACTCATAATATGGACAATCACGATGTTTTGCTTTAATTCGAGCAAATATCTCGGgtgaaataaacatgttgagcaAAACGGATTATAATTTATAAGCTGACACTTGTAAACCAAATGCATGGATTGTTGTAAATGACAAATCTTAGCTCCGTTGCGTCATCGCACGGCAattaaataattgaaaaatgttacgAAAGTAAAAGCTTCAACATTATGCTCAGAATCTGTACAAATCTTCATGTTGAATGTAGTGTTGgtaaatgcttttaaaacagATGTTATATTGAGATGATACCTACAGGTGTGTTGTAGACTAGGTACGACTAACTATATATAATTTCCATGCATTGTACGCAAAGACTCGTCAACCAATTTTAAGTTAGTACAACAACCTACTCGATCATTATTATTTAGTACTTTTCGTATTTATCTATGTTTGTTTTCTTCGCATCGCCGCATGTCATTCAGTCTGTGATGGTTATacccagggttgccatcggtctggactcaaaaataaggacgactaggaatCGAAAAaagaataccaccttaaacagtgcacaacaggagaaggcaatcaatgttcctaaaaaaacgAGGCGCTATTTGCGTGTTCTTAATTATGGtgtctctttggtacaaaatggtacacttgtaatggaaaatgggtatatggcacctgaacttgaaaggttgacccacttcactacaataagtacttgttgaaatgtttatcgCGAGTGATAACATATGAGTCTCATggggtcgttgtctgcttttctcacccacAGATTTAATTATTCACCTTGACGGCTTATTGAATGATGACTAGCTTCAACTAGCAATCAATATTATGATGACTTGTTTTCCATTGCTATATTATAGGACCAAAGTCCTTGTCAccttgtgaagatgacaataaaCTTGTTTATCTTAACACTaaacttattcaaatagatTTCAGCAATGGTTACATTGGAACGACAACTGTAtgtactgattatattgaagtttctttgaacaatttcatttagacaaaacattagcacagcaacagcataaagacatccATGTTATAGGGTTGATCTTAGTAGAATGAACATTGAACAGCTGTGCATAACTCAAGCAAGATAGGCAGGCACGatatttatgtcacgacttaaaacggaaaacagaaAGTTATCGGTACGCAATGTTATCTATCATTGACGTCATGTTTCGTAAAGCAGACGTCTGAAAATAAGAATACTATATTCTATTTGAATTGTATACTATAATATCCCTTCATTATCACACACTAAAGGAGTCGAAATGCCCAAAGAAGGAACCTCGCCTTAACAATAAGGACGCATGTGAAAATATgcacaaatcttagaaataagcacGGAATGGCAACCCTGGCTGTTGTTGCCTGAAGCACAATTATGAAAGGACGGAAAATGTCATAATACGCAGTCATGCATGACAGGTATGTAGTTTGTAGAAATGAATTGCAATCATTGGTAGGAAAGAAAAGTAGCCATTGAAAAACTATGGCAAGCAACCACTGGACAAAGGCAAAAACCGTTATAACGTGCAAGGTACTGGGCTGACCAGGTGAGACAAAAACGCGCGATTATCTCAACCCATCGCTTCACTCTTGTTAACGCATAATCACCCGCGATTAGGCGATTTTTGCCCCACTTGGCCAACTCAACACTTTACAGGtatcaatttttacttttatcagGTTCGGCACAGTCATGCGCAAACATGGAATGGAGGTCAACGACCGCTAACACCATTTGTTCCAGCGGGACTGCAACTATTAGAAGGCGCCGTAAATTCTAGAAGTTCAATGAAAATGTTAGAATTGTACGAAATGGTTTAGAAACATGTGTTCGACCAATCAAGAGGCCAACATGTACAGTGTTATTTCGAGTACGGGGATTGCCCGTAGCAAACAGCTGTTAAGAACTGTCAGGTCGCAATGCTGGGTCAGgctaaaatgaaattgaaaattgctgAATTTTGACCCTTTTCGCCCAAAATTGCAGTCTTGACTTTAACATTCTATCGCGAGATGTGATTTTAGCAGGATTCCATGAAATAATAACCTAAGGCATACTACAGTGACATACAAATTTCAGTAGGCCCCATGCGGATTTTACGAAtgattgcatttttagtaatttcactttataataaaataaacaaaaaaattaggtCGTTTTACAAAAGTACACGGCGCCTAGAACAGGCCTGAAACTCAGGCATCTGTGCGGATTGTTTGGCAGACCATCGATGAAATGCAGAGTGGCAGGAAAGCCCTTCCAGACCTTGCAGGTTCATTACCGACGCATTTAAGACGGGTATAAAAACCACAAATGGAGAATTTACATAATGTTACACTCGGGATTAGAGAACAGTGTACAAGGATTACAACGGCACCGGCTTTGTAATACTAAGATATATTTATGGGAATATTCAATGCGGTgatgaagtttcttttcagttAACCATCGGCAATTACTATCACTAAGACCAGCATGGATAtaaatgtaaatttgtaaaattcaaaactgGCAAATCGTTGGAATGGGGACGTTTcctgacgtcacaatgcagAATTGAAATTGGAATATTGCTCAATTGTTTGTCATCATTCTGAAGAATTCTGGAATATCATGACATAGAATGGAGGTTTATAACGAACTGTTTAGAACAGCGTTTAAATGACTATGAGCCATTTGATAGCACCAAAAATTAACCTTCATAGTTAACTTGACCGTCACCGTCCACATCTGCTTCTTCAATGATTTCATCAACTTCTTCATCTGTTAACTTCTCGCCAAGATTCCTCATAACGTGACGTAGTTCAGCGGCGGTGATGTATCCGTTGCCGTCCTAGATACAGCAGTAAGTAAGTTCGCAATGACAGTTGCCGGTATGCCAGGGAGccggcagtgatttgtaaacTGCATTGTTTCTAACAGTGTTAGGAACCACATAGGAATCTGAGGGACGTGAGCTTTTTGATTAGCCAACAGCTTGATGTAAGGTCATGTTGTCATGGGTAACCAACACGTGGAAAATAACCACAGGTTTAACAAGTGCACCCAGTGTATCCACATTCTACAATTCAAAAACCTCACCTTGTCAAAAACCCTGAATGCTTCCCGAATTTCTTTTTCGCTGTCTGTGTCCTTCATTTTTCTCGCCATCATGGTGAGGAATTCTGGAAAGTCAATTGTTCCGCTGCCATCAGCATCTACTTCATTGATCATGTCCTGTGGTGAGAAGATTCATCTCATCAACGTTTCACGTCAGTGACGTCAAGCATGTGACCAGCACTTACCTGAAGCTCAGCCTCGGTGGGGTTTTGTCCGAGTGACCTCATAACACCCCCGAGTTCTTTAGTTGTGATTGTGCCATCGCCGTCTTTGTCGAACATGTCAAATGCCTCTTTGAAatctaaaaaatattaatgttgTCTTTGTGTTCACTCACTGGGTAGCAACGATTTCCACGTCAACTTAACTGACTCAGCCGATGTTCCAAGAAACGGTAACGTATGTTAACTACTGCGTGCACTTTACACAAAATTACAGagagcaaaagcaaaaaagcaaCTGACTGTTTTAAAAACTGCAGCAGCAAAAGTCGTCGTTAAATGCATTTGCAAAGAAACAACTTCCATAATTACCTGAAATTTGTTCTTCTGTTAACTTATCAgcctgaaaaacaaatgacTTAATATTAGACTCGAAGCTCAACATGTTTACAACCaacttgttaaaaatattatttccaaACGGCCTTGACAAGTCAACAATTACAACCCATCATGGATTTACCATTTCACTATGTTTTGTTTCGCTTTTACACAACAGCTCACAACTTATGGATATATCCCTGCAATGATGATAGCCTACAGGGATTAATTCAGTGTAAAGAAGATTTTCTCGTTCATGAAGAGGGAGaacacatttttaaacaacacttaaacaacaacaacctcAACACTTTTAACTGGGAGTAACTACATACTGTGTAAAGTTATCacgcaaataaaataaatcgaTGATCTTTGAAAAGCGACGTTTAATTGGTCACAGCCAGACACCGACTAAAAACACTCCTTCCAACATAAAAAAGCGCAAAACCTTTATAATTAACGAGGGTGCCAAATCATGTGCTCAACATAGCTAAGAACAAACACGCAACAGGTGCTGATTGGTAAAAACGCTTCAAACGAACCCACGATGATAAGCAACCACTAGGTGAGCAACCACAGCAGCCACTACGTGAGGAACAAAGTTCGTGCCAATGGATTTGTTTCGTTTAATTGTTCCATAGGAACTAGTTAGCTATTGTcgcttaaaatttcttttttttctacCCTTACAGCTTGAATGCTGTGCTTTGCTAGTTTGCCTGTTTTCAACGTGGGCGCGGTCACCACTGGTTCTATCATTTCTTCCCTCTTGTTCCATCTGCGCAGCTTTCAAGGAATCAGCCACCATCCTGACGGAGAATGCAGGAAGATGATTGCAGTGAAGACAATTGCTCACAAGcgtcaaaagttaaaaaagaaatctttCACACCAGAGTGAACAAAAACAGCTGCTAATTGAAAGCGTTTTGACGTCATCAGGTAAGAAATTGTCTGTCATTTGCTAACATTCTTCGGGGCCCAACAAAAATGGACGATAAACTTCTTAATGAGCAATCTTGTTTGCTTATAAATAGGATGAGTAAGTTACTAGTTTCGCATCCGCTCAATAATTACCAGCCTTCCACGTCATTTATTGCCGGTGGGTAGATTCTAACAAGGCAGGCATAGCAAGGTTGTTGTCCAACGACCTAAGCCGATATAAAAATGACGTGGGCCTAAGAAATCTTATGAAAGAATGAGGTCACATGCCACTACCAGCTGTTGTAGGCAGTTGAACAGTAAAAATCACAAAGGCCACAAAAGGTCATGCAAAGTTGCAAAAGCTGCAGCGAAATCCACACATAAAAAGCTGTCAGTTCCAATTTGTGCGTTAGAAATTATATTTCTCCCAGTTCCTTGTTGAACCAACTTAATAATTGCAGCGTGCAGCGACCGACCCAAAATCGGTCGAGGTTTTGAACTAAAACCACAAATGGAGAATTTACATAATGTTACACTCGGAATTAGAGAACAGTGTACAAGGATTACAACGGCTTTTAGATATTTGGTGTTTACTTTAAGTTTAATGATAAATCTAATTCAGGATATGTTATGAGTTTAGAGTTAGGCTAAAAAGGGAACTACTGAAATAATTGGTTTCAAAttacaatttgttttaatgacATCTTTCTACTTAAGGTGCGCGCTATAACGCAAACAGCCCTTTTGACATTTACTAAATACAACAGTTAGTAGCGGCACGTGACCTCATTTTCACAAGCTGTTTTATGCTATTTCAAGTCACGCTGGTAATTATCGATTTTGCATGCACAAGAAACTGTTTAATAAATCTGCGGATAATAAATCCAGCCGCTTAATGCGTCTACTTCATCTGGTGACGGAATGTTTACACAGAAAATACATCGATTTATGAATCAAAAGCTCACTtaaaatccattattttgTCACCTTCATTGGTAATAGAAATCAATATGAGAGCGCTCTTTCCTTTGGTGACCAAACAATCTACTTTGTGTTGTCCctcatttcaaaatgttttcgaTAGTgaacaaacaataacaaattatGACCTCATCAAAGCCTTATGTCATTGTCATGATGACAAGACCAAGGTGAAACTTGGGTCAGTAAGTCAGTTATTATCTGATTAACGACATTCCTGCGTTGTAAATGCAAGATTCATGAATAAAAGTGCGCTGATTCATTTGCACTTCTGACACTTTCCGTGTGTCACGCTATTAATTTGCTGCTTGTTCCAATTTCAAAATCGGTGCCAGGTTTTCgactaaaaatataaaaacgacAAACTACCTCTCACCTGATCACTTCATAACGCATTGCAGGTAGAGAGCGACCAATCGTGGCTTCGAAAGAAGAGAAAAGAGAAATCTTTATTCTCTTTAATCACGATGGCCTtctcttttatttctttaatgaaAGTGCTCCTAACAGATTTCGGGTGTAGTAGATTTGAAGTTCGCTGGTTACCGGCAAACAGGGTAAGGTTGGCTGATTAAAAGCTGGTTAGCGTTATCGTGTTGTCAATGTAAGGGTAGTCAGCAAGTTTGATTTCAAGCTGTTTTACTCTCATCTGGTGTAAAAGTTTTCGTTTTCACCTGAATTAACTtgaatttttgtgaaattcatGATAATGTTATAGCAATTGAAAAGATAACTTGCATCAGACTAACACAAATTTCCTGACAGAACTAAATGAACcgagttttttttgttataaaagtttgaaacatTTAACATATCACAAAATACAATCGAAATTTGAAAAAGCAGTTACTGTTTAGAAATTACTGACGACACCTGAATTTTCTGGGTGCTTTTTGTACAGCTGGGAAACACCTTGGATTTCTATGGATGTTGAACATTACGTCACGGTAAAAAGACCAATCTAATCACAGAAAGTTATGGTAGATTTTGCTTTGAACTTGGGGGCTATTTTACCAACCTTTATTCTCGGAAGATTTAGGAGAATGCGCAATGAGAATAAGTGATGACGTCAGGACATATCTTCAGAGCCAAATGCGATAATCCTGCTGTTGTTTAAACATTGTTCTGCACACGGCGTTCATTGCAGTCaataattactaaaatattttttagtttggttttaaaaaatgttaacttatAAACCGGTCAAgcgaaataaaaaatttattgtaccCTTCTAAAGACACACTTGGCTATATTTAGATAAGATAAACAGATCTGTTTCGAGTTAAGGACTTCATTCTACTTCTCCGACAAGACTTTTCGAATACTTGTAAGTACTTAACAGGTAAAATAATTATCGACGCAACTTTGATTCGTTTGCAAACTTTCAAGGCATCAGATTGTGCATTTCTTCGTTTAACAAAGGAAATGACGTCGTTGGCGGCATGTCGTGCATATAAATTTGCCTGGTATCCAGCTAAGCCTCTTGGTTTATATTTGTGCTTTATGTCCTCAATTGTGATGTCAAAATTATTCGTTTGCTGGATTTAACCcaactttatttcaaagaGTTTCATCAAACGAAATGCACGATCCAACTGTGATGTTCACTCATGAGCAAAATCACAGGTTTCTTATTAAAAATGTCATAATGAAATTTTGCAGATCGATGTTCTCTCTCGTACACAGCCTTATAAA belongs to Clavelina lepadiformis chromosome 6, kaClaLepa1.1, whole genome shotgun sequence and includes:
- the LOC143463413 gene encoding uncharacterized protein LOC143463413, translated to MADQLTEEQIAEFKEAFSLFDKDGDGTITTKELGTVMRSLGQNPTEAELQDMINEVDADGNGTIDFPEFLTMMARKMKDTDSEEEIREAFRVFDKDGNGYISAAELRHVMTNLGEKLTDEEVDEMIREADVDGDGQVNYEEFVSMMTTKFLNKIFPAPITLTAKPSKRQLPAVRPEASPSQDNISSQSTNADRQRLTCETASNYSASQRSKSRSQPSIKAVLCLQELKNSVTANQLNEEEIAEFKEAFSLFDKDGDGTITTKELGTIMRSLGQNPTEAELQDMINEVDADGNGTIDFPEFLTMMARKMKDTDSEEEIREAFRVFDKDGNGFISAAELRHVMTNLGEKLTDEEVDEMIREADVDGDGQVNYEEFVSMMTAK
- the LOC143462630 gene encoding calmodulin-alpha isoform X2 — its product is MADKLTEEQISDFKEAFDMFDKDGDGTITTKELGGVMRSLGQNPTEAELQDMINEVDADGSGTIDFPEFLTMMARKMKDTDSEKEIREAFRVFDKDGNGYITAAELRHVMRNLGEKLTDEEVDEIIEEADVDGDGQVNYEEFFRMMTNN
- the LOC143462630 gene encoding neo-calmodulin isoform X1, yielding MIEPVVTAPTLKTGKLAKHSIQAADKLTEEQISDFKEAFDMFDKDGDGTITTKELGGVMRSLGQNPTEAELQDMINEVDADGSGTIDFPEFLTMMARKMKDTDSEKEIREAFRVFDKDGNGYITAAELRHVMRNLGEKLTDEEVDEIIEEADVDGDGQVNYEEFFRMMTNN